Proteins from a single region of Halolamina sp. CBA1230:
- a CDS encoding NAD(P)-dependent oxidoreductase, with protein sequence MTRVLVTGSSGFIGSNLSHRLIEEGYDVRGVDIDPPEFELPSGIETNQVDLRKEPELPTSDIIIHLAAHSQVQPIVADSNRALENIEMTRHVLEQAEQMDAFVINASSRDVYGSDLKPAEDEVTPDSPNGYAASKLSSEALANAYMQTDDVPVTSLRLANVYGPMDLNQRVIPIFIALAMAGEELTVYGEGKLLDFIHISDVCDGILTAIKRDEVVNGEVINLGSGTGTTLPEVAAHITESVEACPGWTVSTDRSGDVETYVSNISKASGLLGFEPTISLIQGLTETIEWYREHPDLREMILSEMRN encoded by the coding sequence ATGACACGTGTGTTGGTCACCGGATCAAGTGGATTCATTGGATCGAATCTTAGTCATCGGTTAATAGAGGAGGGATACGACGTTCGTGGCGTAGATATTGATCCGCCAGAATTCGAACTACCATCTGGGATTGAGACAAATCAGGTCGATTTGCGGAAGGAACCCGAGCTTCCCACATCTGATATAATTATTCATCTCGCAGCCCACTCACAAGTTCAACCGATCGTGGCTGATTCAAATCGTGCGCTTGAAAATATCGAGATGACTCGCCACGTCCTAGAACAGGCAGAACAAATGGATGCATTCGTCATTAACGCATCCAGTCGAGATGTCTACGGGAGTGATCTCAAACCTGCTGAGGATGAAGTTACACCCGATAGTCCGAATGGATATGCAGCAAGTAAACTGAGTTCAGAAGCATTGGCAAACGCCTATATGCAGACAGATGATGTTCCCGTCACTTCGCTTCGGTTGGCGAACGTCTACGGGCCGATGGATCTGAACCAACGAGTTATCCCAATCTTCATCGCTCTTGCTATGGCTGGTGAAGAGTTGACTGTCTACGGAGAGGGTAAGCTACTAGATTTCATTCATATTTCAGATGTTTGTGATGGGATTCTTACTGCGATCAAAAGAGACGAAGTAGTTAACGGTGAAGTGATCAATCTCGGTTCGGGGACTGGAACAACCCTCCCAGAGGTTGCGGCCCATATTACTGAATCCGTTGAAGCGTGCCCAGGCTGGACAGTGTCTACAGATCGATCTGGTGATGTCGAAACATACGTATCGAACATTTCGAAGGCCAGTGGACTCCTTGGGTTTGAACCAACGATATCACTCATACAAGGGCTAACAGAAACCATTGAGTGGTATCGTGAACATCCCGATCTACGAGAAATGATTCTCTCAGAGATGAGGAACTAA
- a CDS encoding NUDIX domain-containing protein, translating to MVLIAVEGEWFVSGGTVLNSEARTEAVHRVIEEELGVSVTIDYCFGPYEYFYDPLEIEGIDSKYYIVTVYRCRLDHETPLRNSEKV from the coding sequence GTGGTACTAATTGCTGTCGAAGGAGAATGGTTCGTATCCGGTGGAACGGTACTGAATAGCGAAGCTCGGACAGAAGCTGTCCACCGCGTCATCGAGGAGGAACTTGGAGTATCCGTTACCATTGACTATTGTTTCGGTCCCTACGAGTATTTCTATGATCCCCTTGAGATCGAGGGTATTGACTCGAAATACTACATTGTGACCGTGTATCGCTGCCGACTCGATCACGAAACGCCTCTACGGAACTCAGAGAAGGTGTAG
- a CDS encoding class I SAM-dependent methyltransferase, with amino-acid sequence MPSKVTSALEILQQEGPVPLAQKTSLFLARQTSAGRQILYKKSKEQIRERMDAEEGLEDILDTVLDVKPGYPPYRVFTMQLRDEIKTLTNLVEKERPKSVLEIGTAKGGSFYIWSRHLDSVNRLISLDLPGGRFGGGYDEQKTEIFREFSPSKNMDFVRTDSHQSATYDEVSDLVDDGIDFLFIDGDHTYEGVKQDFEMYSELVSEGGIIALHDIATHPNDEEVVKRRRQNVEDIEERHLSWGEGHSDCNVDQFWTELVEEYDTEEIISHPKQTWAGIGVIRL; translated from the coding sequence ATGCCATCCAAAGTGACCTCCGCCCTAGAGATTCTACAACAGGAGGGGCCGGTCCCTCTCGCTCAGAAGACCTCGCTCTTTCTGGCTCGACAAACATCTGCCGGGAGACAGATTTTATATAAAAAATCAAAGGAACAGATCCGGGAGCGAATGGACGCGGAGGAGGGGCTGGAGGATATTTTAGATACTGTGTTAGATGTCAAACCCGGTTACCCACCCTATAGGGTTTTCACGATGCAATTGAGAGACGAGATCAAGACCCTAACTAACTTAGTTGAGAAAGAACGACCGAAAAGCGTCTTGGAAATCGGTACTGCAAAAGGGGGATCATTCTACATCTGGAGCCGCCATCTTGACAGCGTTAATAGACTAATAAGCCTGGATTTGCCAGGTGGAAGATTTGGTGGTGGATATGATGAACAAAAGACCGAGATCTTCCGGGAATTCTCACCTTCTAAGAACATGGATTTCGTAAGGACTGACTCACATCAATCTGCCACATATGATGAAGTTTCTGATCTCGTTGATGATGGTATTGATTTTCTATTTATTGACGGAGATCACACTTATGAAGGAGTCAAACAGGACTTTGAGATGTATAGTGAGTTAGTTTCTGAAGGTGGCATTATCGCGCTACATGATATTGCTACTCACCCAAATGATGAGGAAGTAGTCAAAAGACGGCGGCAGAATGTGGAAGATATTGAAGAGCGCCATCTCTCGTGGGGTGAAGGCCACTCCGACTGCAACGTTGACCAGTTTTGGACTGAGTTAGTTGAGGAATATGATACAGAAGAGATTATTTCTCATCCAAAACAAACGTGGGCAGGAATCGGTGTAATTCGTCTTTAA
- a CDS encoding sulfatase-like hydrolase/transferase, producing the protein MRDFVKARSNDIWANGYSGIKRTAHDIWKHGLKQASDLVRAEYGTPIYDRDWGVLLILDACRPDAIRAVAQEYDFISSVDTELSVGSNSPEWMAKNFTDEYALEMNETIHITGNPFSADKLDPNDFSALDEVWRYEWDDSRLQTVRAESITDRIIDTARNQSPEYLIGHYMQPHASFVPHPDLTEYTDDYERSIWRATMRGRVETEQVWEAYLDNLRYVLDEVETVLNNIDEEKVVLSADHGECMGEWGLYGHGGPAISTLREVPWVETKASDSGEYTPEVTNDKVDLSVDDRLESLGYIEQSRGEKSDGNGVS; encoded by the coding sequence ATGAGGGATTTCGTGAAGGCGCGGTCTAATGACATCTGGGCAAATGGGTACTCGGGCATCAAACGAACGGCACACGATATCTGGAAACACGGATTAAAACAAGCCTCCGATCTGGTACGGGCGGAATACGGGACGCCAATTTATGACCGTGATTGGGGCGTGCTCCTTATATTGGATGCCTGTCGCCCTGATGCAATTCGAGCAGTCGCCCAAGAATACGATTTCATATCGTCAGTCGATACAGAACTATCGGTTGGAAGCAATTCACCGGAGTGGATGGCGAAAAACTTCACGGACGAGTACGCTCTCGAGATGAATGAAACCATCCATATCACTGGGAACCCCTTTTCTGCAGACAAATTGGACCCTAACGACTTCTCTGCTCTTGACGAAGTTTGGCGATACGAATGGGACGACTCGCGGCTTCAAACGGTCCGCGCAGAATCAATAACAGATAGGATAATCGACACCGCGAGAAATCAGTCACCTGAGTACTTGATTGGACACTATATGCAACCTCACGCATCCTTTGTGCCACACCCCGACTTGACAGAGTACACGGATGATTACGAACGGTCGATTTGGCGTGCGACCATGCGGGGGCGGGTGGAGACGGAGCAGGTCTGGGAGGCGTATCTCGACAATCTACGGTACGTGCTCGATGAAGTCGAAACCGTACTGAATAATATCGACGAAGAGAAGGTTGTGCTCTCTGCCGACCACGGAGAATGCATGGGTGAGTGGGGGCTGTACGGCCACGGCGGTCCCGCGATATCGACACTCCGCGAAGTACCGTGGGTGGAGACGAAAGCCTCTGATTCTGGGGAGTATACCCCCGAGGTAACAAACGATAAAGTTGATTTGTCTGTCGATGACCGGCTTGAGTCGCTGGGCTACATTGAGCAAAGTCGTGGCGAGAAAAGCGACGGTAATGGTGTTAGTTGA
- the aglM gene encoding UDP-glucose 6-dehydrogenase AglM has product MHLSVVGSGYVGTTIAACFAELGHNVVNIDIDEDIVDAINAGDPPIHEDGLAELLEEHTGEDGNLRATTDYQAVLDTDVTFLCLPTPQNDDGSIDLSIMEAGAEQLGKTLAEKDAWHTVVVKSTVIPGSTEDVITAILEDEMDREAGVDFGVGMNPEFLREGTAVHDFLDPDKVVLGADDERALEDMHGVFDPLIERADAHLVETDTRTAEMIKYANNSFLAAKVSLINDIGNICKELGVDAYEVADAIGLDDRIGAKFLRSGLGWGGSCFPKDTAAIRAAARSEGYEPAMLDAATEINDTQPKRLLSMMDRHVDVENKRVAVLGLAFKPGTDDIRNTRAIPVIEGLQERDAEIVAYDPIADENMREVYPDIKYAESAAGALDGASATLVVTDWEEITELDEEFDTMATPVVIDGRRAIDRRDGIVYEGLTW; this is encoded by the coding sequence ATGCACCTCTCTGTCGTCGGCAGCGGCTACGTCGGCACCACTATCGCGGCCTGTTTCGCGGAACTCGGCCACAATGTCGTCAACATCGACATCGACGAGGACATCGTCGACGCAATCAACGCCGGCGACCCGCCAATCCACGAGGACGGCCTCGCCGAACTCTTAGAAGAACACACCGGCGAAGACGGCAACCTCCGCGCGACCACCGACTACCAAGCCGTCCTCGATACCGATGTCACCTTCCTCTGTCTCCCCACCCCCCAGAACGACGACGGCAGTATTGACCTCTCCATCATGGAGGCTGGCGCCGAACAGTTAGGGAAGACACTCGCCGAAAAGGACGCCTGGCACACGGTCGTCGTGAAGAGCACCGTCATCCCAGGCTCCACAGAGGACGTCATCACGGCCATCCTCGAAGACGAAATGGACCGAGAAGCCGGCGTGGACTTCGGCGTCGGGATGAATCCCGAGTTCCTCCGCGAAGGCACGGCCGTCCATGACTTCCTTGACCCGGACAAGGTCGTCCTCGGCGCCGACGACGAACGAGCTCTGGAGGATATGCACGGCGTCTTCGACCCGCTCATCGAACGCGCCGACGCCCACCTCGTCGAGACGGACACCCGAACTGCGGAGATGATCAAGTACGCCAATAACTCCTTCCTCGCCGCGAAGGTCTCCCTCATCAACGATATCGGGAACATCTGCAAGGAGCTCGGTGTGGACGCCTACGAGGTCGCAGACGCAATCGGCCTCGACGACCGTATCGGCGCGAAATTCCTGCGTTCAGGCCTCGGCTGGGGGGGTAGTTGCTTCCCGAAGGACACCGCAGCCATCCGTGCAGCGGCGAGAAGTGAGGGCTACGAACCCGCGATGCTCGACGCGGCCACGGAAATCAACGACACCCAACCGAAACGCCTCCTTTCGATGATGGACCGCCACGTCGATGTCGAAAACAAACGCGTCGCCGTGCTCGGCCTTGCGTTCAAACCTGGCACGGACGACATTCGGAATACCCGCGCCATCCCGGTCATCGAAGGCCTCCAAGAGCGTGACGCCGAGATTGTCGCCTACGACCCTATCGCAGACGAGAACATGCGTGAGGTCTACCCCGATATTAAGTACGCTGAAAGCGCCGCTGGGGCGCTTGACGGCGCGTCGGCTACCCTCGTCGTGACTGACTGGGAGGAAATCACCGAGCTTGACGAGGAATTCGATACGATGGCGACGCCTGTAGTGATCGACGGTCGGCGTGCTATTGACCGGCGTGACGGCATCGTCTACGAAGGGCTAACTTGGTAG
- a CDS encoding UDP-glucuronic acid decarboxylase family protein codes for MSRILVTGAAGFLGSHLCDQLLEGGHEVIGMDNRVSGQTENLDDAFEHSAFSFYEHDVTEFIHVAGDLDAVLHLASLASPVFYRDYPIKTLKVGALGTHKTLGLAKEKDATYLFTSTSEVYGDPEVNPQPEDYRGNVDPYGPRSCYDESKRYGESLVRAYRDKHGLDVRVARIFNTYGPRMRIDDGRVIPNFMRQALTGEDLTVYGDGEQTRSFCYVSDMIDGLVALLESDIEEPVNIGNPDERTINELAEVVLDVVGSNSGITYEELPPQDPEVRRPDISKATSELGWKPEIPLREGLIDSIPYFKKQI; via the coding sequence ATGAGTCGGATTCTCGTTACCGGAGCTGCCGGATTTCTCGGCTCTCATCTTTGTGATCAGCTGCTAGAAGGGGGGCACGAAGTAATCGGGATGGACAACCGGGTCAGCGGGCAGACCGAAAATCTTGACGATGCATTCGAGCATTCGGCCTTTTCCTTCTACGAACACGACGTCACCGAATTTATCCACGTCGCTGGTGATTTAGACGCCGTGTTACATCTTGCAAGCCTCGCCTCGCCGGTGTTCTATCGTGACTATCCGATCAAGACGCTGAAAGTCGGTGCGCTGGGCACACACAAAACACTGGGACTCGCAAAGGAGAAGGATGCAACGTATTTGTTTACTTCAACTAGCGAAGTGTACGGCGATCCCGAAGTAAACCCACAGCCCGAAGATTACCGTGGAAACGTTGATCCTTATGGGCCGCGGTCGTGTTACGACGAGTCCAAGCGTTACGGTGAATCGCTCGTTCGTGCTTACCGCGATAAGCACGGGCTGGATGTACGAGTGGCGCGTATCTTCAACACGTACGGCCCTCGGATGCGGATTGACGATGGCCGGGTGATTCCGAACTTTATGCGACAGGCGTTGACTGGCGAGGATTTGACTGTGTACGGGGACGGTGAGCAGACTCGAAGCTTCTGCTATGTCTCAGATATGATTGATGGGCTAGTGGCGCTGTTAGAGTCGGACATAGAGGAACCTGTGAACATCGGCAATCCCGACGAGCGGACAATCAATGAACTCGCCGAGGTTGTACTGGATGTGGTCGGAAGTAATAGTGGGATTACGTACGAGGAGTTGCCACCACAAGATCCGGAAGTAAGACGACCGGATATTTCGAAGGCAACGTCAGAATTAGGATGGAAACCTGAAATCCCGCTACGAGAAGGGCTTATAGATTCAATCCCATATTTCAAAAAACAAATATGA
- a CDS encoding flippase → MDIARSSVKLFVSKTASSILGFAGIAYFSRELGAATMGVFFLFQALLGMLTIPSDFGLRGAAQKRISEGNDPGKYLSSTIILKLVPITTIIVLIIIFRPYINGYLGANLALLLVIALVIQELARLSLFVLRGELRVGQTAIFQLIKQATWVGIGGVFLSLGYGAVGLVYGLITGSILTLVIGWCRTSTSLSRPTKKHMSSLFEYSKYNVITSIGGYFYSWIDVAIIGLFLTQAHVGAYEVAWRVTAVTMLLGKSIATTLLPQVSQWSVEGDDSNIESAIYNAITPSMLFVIPSFFGVVVFSKEILGIVFGAEFTIAWLAFIILMAEKLLQSIHVILSRVIMGLDRPEMAAKATVASVLVNLCLNLAFIPIFGLVGAALATGISFVLNTILHGYYLSTLISIKIPYLEVGWCTIAAIGMAFTLLWLKTMIPISGLIQLFGMIIFGATIYLTLILSSSTLRSKLRTQATNLIGYK, encoded by the coding sequence ATGGACATAGCACGATCTAGTGTCAAACTCTTCGTTTCAAAGACAGCAAGTTCCATCCTTGGGTTTGCTGGAATTGCCTATTTTTCACGAGAATTGGGTGCTGCTACAATGGGCGTCTTCTTTCTTTTTCAGGCTCTCCTCGGAATGCTGACTATTCCGTCTGATTTTGGGTTGCGAGGTGCCGCTCAAAAACGGATTAGTGAGGGGAACGATCCAGGCAAATATCTATCAAGCACTATCATTCTGAAACTAGTCCCAATCACTACCATCATAGTACTAATAATTATATTTAGACCATACATCAATGGGTATCTTGGAGCGAATTTGGCTCTGCTGTTAGTGATCGCGTTAGTAATCCAAGAGTTAGCACGTTTATCGCTATTTGTGCTTAGGGGAGAACTGCGGGTCGGTCAAACAGCAATCTTTCAATTAATAAAGCAAGCCACTTGGGTCGGAATTGGTGGCGTTTTCCTCTCATTAGGTTACGGCGCCGTCGGTTTAGTGTATGGATTAATTACAGGTTCTATCCTTACCTTGGTCATTGGTTGGTGTAGGACGTCAACTTCACTTAGTCGTCCAACAAAGAAACATATGAGTTCCCTGTTTGAATATAGTAAATATAATGTCATCACCTCGATCGGCGGATATTTTTATAGCTGGATTGATGTCGCAATTATTGGTCTGTTTCTTACGCAGGCGCACGTGGGCGCATACGAAGTCGCGTGGCGAGTGACTGCCGTAACGATGCTACTGGGCAAATCAATTGCTACCACCCTACTACCTCAAGTGAGCCAGTGGTCTGTTGAAGGAGATGATTCCAATATTGAATCCGCAATTTATAACGCGATAACTCCCTCAATGCTCTTCGTCATCCCGTCTTTTTTCGGGGTAGTAGTGTTTTCTAAAGAGATTCTCGGGATCGTGTTCGGAGCTGAGTTTACTATTGCTTGGTTAGCTTTCATTATACTAATGGCGGAAAAACTCCTCCAGTCAATCCATGTAATCCTATCACGAGTCATAATGGGATTGGATCGCCCTGAGATGGCGGCAAAGGCTACAGTGGCATCCGTACTCGTGAATCTATGTTTGAATCTTGCTTTCATTCCGATATTTGGACTTGTTGGTGCTGCTCTCGCAACCGGTATTTCGTTTGTGTTAAACACTATCCTACACGGTTATTACCTCTCGACACTGATCTCAATCAAAATCCCCTACCTTGAGGTTGGATGGTGTACCATCGCTGCGATTGGAATGGCATTCACTCTACTGTGGCTTAAGACTATGATCCCTATTAGTGGTCTAATTCAGCTATTTGGAATGATTATATTTGGCGCAACTATTTACCTAACATTGATCCTCAGTTCATCAACACTCCGGTCGAAGTTACGCACACAAGCCACAAACCTCATAGGATATAAATAG
- the galU gene encoding UTP--glucose-1-phosphate uridylyltransferase GalU, translating to MEVTKAVIPAAGFGTRFLPVTKAQPKEMMPVLDKPTIQYVVEEAVEAGIDDILIITGRGKQAIERHFDKSYELEEELEADGKLDRLDRVQEIADLADIHYVRQKEREGLGDAVLYARKHVGDEPFALLLGDTIIENDRGCTETLIKQAEEYESSVLSLERVPCEQVPSYGVADVDGSASADGSFPVTDFVEKPPQEEAPSNLAITGRYVLTPQIFELLAETEKGVGGELQLTDAIRQLDHVRGVELAGDRYDIGNIPSWLQANIEMAIRHDDGEMNEAVEALLKEQFV from the coding sequence ATGGAGGTCACGAAAGCTGTTATCCCGGCTGCGGGCTTCGGCACTCGATTCCTTCCGGTGACGAAAGCGCAGCCGAAGGAAATGATGCCCGTGCTGGACAAGCCGACGATACAGTACGTCGTTGAGGAGGCTGTCGAGGCTGGGATTGACGATATTCTCATTATTACGGGACGGGGGAAGCAAGCGATTGAACGGCACTTCGACAAATCGTACGAACTCGAAGAGGAACTTGAAGCCGACGGCAAACTGGACAGGCTTGACCGCGTTCAAGAGATCGCCGACCTTGCCGACATCCACTACGTTCGACAGAAGGAGCGGGAAGGACTCGGTGATGCCGTGTTGTACGCGCGAAAGCACGTTGGAGACGAGCCGTTCGCGTTACTGCTGGGGGATACGATTATCGAGAACGACAGAGGGTGTACGGAGACGCTCATCAAGCAGGCCGAAGAGTACGAAAGCTCCGTACTCTCTCTCGAACGGGTCCCCTGTGAACAGGTGCCGTCGTATGGCGTCGCCGATGTGGACGGGTCGGCGTCTGCTGATGGGAGCTTCCCAGTAACTGATTTCGTCGAGAAGCCGCCACAGGAGGAGGCTCCGTCGAACCTGGCAATCACAGGACGATACGTACTTACACCTCAGATTTTTGAATTGCTCGCAGAGACAGAGAAGGGCGTCGGTGGGGAACTCCAGTTAACGGACGCAATTCGGCAACTCGACCACGTTCGTGGAGTCGAACTGGCCGGGGATCGCTACGATATCGGGAACATCCCGAGCTGGCTTCAAGCGAATATCGAGATGGCGATCCGGCACGATGACGGGGAGATGAACGAGGCTGTTGAGGCATTGCTCAAGGAGCAGTTCGTATGA